The Collimonas fungivorans Ter331 genome has a segment encoding these proteins:
- a CDS encoding succinate dehydrogenase iron-sulfur subunit, which produces MSSRTLKFKIYRYDPDKDAKPYMQDLTVELLPTDKMLLDALQRIKADVDDSLALRRSCREGVCGSDAMNINGKNGLACTTNLNELTEPIVLKPLPGLPVIRDLIVDMTQFFKQYESIKPFLINDNIPPEKERLQTPEQREELDGLYECILCACCSTSCPSFWWNPDKFVGPAGLLQAYRFIADSRDEATGARLDNLEDPYRLFRCRSIMNCVDVCPKGLNPNAAIGKIKELMVRRAV; this is translated from the coding sequence ATGTCATCACGTACTTTGAAATTCAAAATCTACCGTTACGATCCCGATAAGGACGCCAAGCCTTACATGCAGGACCTGACAGTGGAGCTGCTGCCGACCGACAAGATGCTGCTGGATGCTCTGCAGCGCATCAAGGCCGACGTCGACGATTCGCTGGCGCTGCGACGCTCCTGCCGCGAAGGCGTGTGCGGTTCCGACGCCATGAACATCAACGGCAAGAACGGCCTGGCCTGCACCACCAACCTCAACGAGCTGACCGAGCCTATCGTCCTCAAGCCGCTGCCAGGCTTGCCGGTGATCCGCGACCTGATCGTCGACATGACGCAGTTCTTCAAGCAGTACGAGTCGATCAAGCCGTTCCTGATCAACGACAACATCCCGCCGGAAAAAGAACGCCTGCAAACGCCGGAACAGCGCGAAGAGCTCGATGGCCTGTACGAGTGCATCCTGTGCGCATGCTGTTCGACTTCCTGCCCGTCGTTCTGGTGGAATCCGGACAAGTTCGTCGGCCCGGCCGGCCTGCTGCAAGCCTACCGCTTCATCGCCGACAGCCGCGACGAAGCCACCGGCGCGCGCCTGGACAACCTGGAAGATCCGTATCGCCTGTTCCGCTGCCGTTCGATCATGAACTGCGTCGACGTCTGTCCGAAGGGCCTGAACCCTAATGCAGCGATCGGCAAGATCAAAGAGCTGATGGTTCGCCGCGCGGTATAA
- a CDS encoding succinate dehydrogenase assembly factor 2, translating to MSIIHQADPANRARLRWRARRGLLENDLILTRFLDANEASMTDDDVDAFSRLMDLSDNELMDLLLVRKEPDGLLDLPQVHALLARIRTA from the coding sequence ATGTCCATCATCCATCAAGCCGATCCTGCCAACCGAGCCCGCCTGCGCTGGCGTGCGCGCCGCGGACTGCTTGAAAACGACCTGATACTCACTCGTTTCCTGGATGCAAACGAAGCCAGCATGACGGACGACGATGTCGACGCTTTTTCGCGTTTGATGGACCTGTCCGACAATGAACTAATGGATTTGCTGCTGGTCCGTAAAGAACCGGACGGCTTGCTGGATTTGCCGCAAGTGCATGCCCTGTTAGCCAGAATACGCACTGCCTAA
- the sdhA gene encoding succinate dehydrogenase flavoprotein subunit → MSAIKSTIPTRRFDAVIVGAGGSGMRASLQLAEAGLNVAVLSKVFPTRSHTVAAQGGIGASLGNMSEDSWYWHMFDTVKGSDYLGDQDAIEFMCREAPKAVYELEHFGMPFDRNADGTIYQRPFGGHSANFGEKPVARACAAADRTGHALLHTLYQRNVRAKTHFFVEWMAIDLVRDAEGDVIGVVALEMETGEVMILEAKTTVMATGGAGRIWAASTNAFINTGDGMGMAARAGLPLEDMEFWQFHPTGVAGAGVLITEGVRGEGGILINANGERFMERYAPTLKDLAPRDFVSRSMDQEIKEGRGCGPHKDHVMLDLRHIGAETIMKRLPSILEIGHKFANVDALKEPIPVVPTIHYQMGGIPTNVYGQVVVPKNGIPNAVVNGLYAIGECACVSVHGANRLGTNSLLDLVVFGRAAGNHIVDSKLKERSNKALPADAADVALARLAKLETSTGSERVQDVAGDIRKTMQHYCGVFRTDELLQQGYKEIMVLDERRKHVSFKDKSKVFNTARVEALELDNLIETAKATITSAAARKESRGAHAHRDYEKRDDENWMKHTLWYSEGNRLDYKPVITKPLTVDTFKPKPRTF, encoded by the coding sequence GTGTCAGCAATCAAATCCACAATTCCTACACGCCGCTTTGATGCGGTAATCGTTGGGGCCGGTGGTTCCGGTATGCGTGCTTCGCTGCAGTTGGCGGAAGCTGGTTTGAACGTTGCAGTATTGTCGAAAGTGTTTCCTACCCGTTCGCACACCGTGGCGGCGCAGGGCGGCATCGGCGCTTCGCTGGGCAACATGTCCGAGGACAGCTGGTACTGGCACATGTTTGACACCGTCAAGGGCTCCGATTACCTGGGCGACCAGGATGCAATCGAGTTCATGTGCCGTGAAGCACCAAAGGCCGTGTATGAGCTGGAGCACTTCGGCATGCCGTTCGACCGTAACGCCGACGGCACCATTTACCAGCGTCCGTTCGGCGGCCACTCGGCCAACTTCGGCGAAAAGCCGGTAGCGCGCGCCTGCGCCGCTGCCGACCGTACCGGCCATGCGCTGCTGCATACGCTGTATCAGCGCAACGTGCGCGCCAAGACCCACTTCTTCGTCGAGTGGATGGCGATCGACCTGGTGCGCGATGCTGAAGGCGATGTCATCGGCGTCGTGGCGCTGGAAATGGAAACCGGCGAAGTCATGATCCTGGAAGCCAAGACCACGGTCATGGCAACCGGCGGTGCAGGGCGCATCTGGGCGGCTTCGACCAATGCCTTCATCAATACCGGCGACGGCATGGGCATGGCGGCGCGCGCAGGTTTGCCGCTGGAAGACATGGAATTCTGGCAGTTCCACCCGACCGGCGTGGCCGGCGCGGGCGTGCTGATCACCGAAGGCGTGCGCGGCGAGGGCGGTATCCTGATCAACGCCAACGGCGAACGTTTCATGGAACGCTATGCGCCGACCTTGAAGGATCTGGCCCCGCGCGACTTCGTATCGCGTTCGATGGACCAGGAAATCAAGGAAGGCCGCGGCTGCGGTCCGCACAAGGATCACGTGATGCTGGACCTGCGCCACATCGGCGCCGAAACCATCATGAAGCGCCTGCCTTCGATCCTGGAAATCGGCCACAAGTTCGCTAACGTTGACGCTCTGAAAGAGCCGATCCCGGTCGTGCCTACCATCCATTATCAAATGGGCGGTATTCCTACCAACGTCTATGGCCAAGTTGTGGTGCCGAAGAACGGCATCCCGAACGCAGTGGTCAACGGCTTGTACGCGATCGGCGAATGCGCCTGCGTCTCGGTGCACGGCGCCAACCGCCTCGGCACCAACTCGCTGTTGGACCTGGTGGTGTTCGGCCGTGCGGCCGGTAACCACATCGTCGACAGCAAGCTCAAGGAGCGCAGCAACAAGGCCTTGCCGGCAGATGCGGCCGACGTCGCCCTGGCGCGTCTGGCCAAGCTGGAAACCAGCACCGGTTCCGAGCGCGTGCAAGACGTGGCCGGCGATATCCGCAAGACCATGCAGCACTATTGCGGCGTGTTCCGTACCGACGAGCTGCTGCAGCAAGGCTACAAGGAAATCATGGTGCTGGACGAGCGGCGCAAGCATGTATCGTTCAAGGACAAGTCCAAGGTCTTCAACACCGCACGTGTCGAAGCGCTGGAACTGGACAACCTGATCGAAACCGCCAAGGCCACCATTACCTCGGCTGCAGCTCGTAAAGAATCGCGCGGCGCACATGCGCATCGCGATTATGAAAAGCGTGATGACGAAAACTGGATGAAGCATACCTTGTGGTACTCCGAAGGTAATCGTCTCGACTACAAGCCAGTGATCACCAAACCGCTGACAGTTGATACGTTCAAGCCAAAGCCACGCACATTCTGA